From the genome of Prinia subflava isolate CZ2003 ecotype Zambia chromosome 12, Cam_Psub_1.2, whole genome shotgun sequence:
AGTAAAAATGGGCAGAAGGACATCAAGCCTGAGTGAAAAAGGTACAGGACAGTCAGTCAGCAGAGCACTTCATCACTTCCAACTGCCCAAAGCAGCCAAATTTAGTCTGTGCAGTCACCCTCAGCCCCAACACTGACATTGAAACACTCCCAACATCACCCACTGTCCAGGACAGTGCTCACTCCCACCATGACTCTGCACTCAGAGCAAAGTGATTCTGCACCTGCACATTCCTGGAGAAAACAGATGAGTAACTCGTGTTAGAGTTGTCTCAATACAGTTTTAGGATTTGTTCCCAGGTTCATGCAATGTTTTACAGGCTCTTAAAGTGAATTGCTGACAGATGTGAAGGTTGCTTTATTCAGAGTGGACAGTTCAACACAAATTTACATTTTGCCATTTACTACAGAAATGATACAAAACCTCCAGATACCAGAGCAGGTAAGTAAAAAATTGCAAACACCCAGACTTCCCTGGATTTGTTGataaaacaaactaaaaccTTCAAATCACAATTTCCaccttcttcccttccttcctctgagagttttcttttcaaagcagcTAATACATTGCACATTTGTCTGTCCTCACTTCCTCTATCCATTCAGTAACTAAACAGCCCCTGGATACTGCAGGGAATCAAAGGCTCCATGGAAGAGGCTCAATATCAACCTGAACTACaatctttcaaaaaaaaaaaaaattaagaaaaaagtcCTGTTGATCAGGAAGTCTCTTCAAATCCTATATCCCTTTTCCAAAGGTTCCTTTTCCACCTTCTGTCTCTTCTAAACCAGGATGACCAGCACATAATGGCCCAGTGACAGTCACTTTTGCAGGACATGGCACTCTCCAGGTTCAGTCACTGAGCTCCAGGTCATACTCAGGGTAGAGCTGTTTTGTAGTGACCCCTCGGATAACAGCtaggaaataaagaaacagcATTGCTGTCATTAAACAAAGGTCAGGTGAGTCAGAAACGTGGTGTTTTCCTCCCCTAATTATCCCATAGCACATCCCATAGACAAGAAACCCAAGGTTTTGCAGCTGTACCTCCTGCTTGCCCAAACACTTTTTTAAAGTGAAGAATCTGAAACACAAGCTTTGCCTCCATGGTCGCAGCTTCTTTCTGTGTCTGTATGAAAACACTGACTAAAAAGGTCTTCAGCACCTTTCCCTTCCTTACCTAGCTTGCCCAGGAGCATTTGCCCAGCATCTTTGATTTCATTGTACTCATGGAGCAGAGAGATGTGCTTGTCCAGTTCCTCCAGGCTGTAGCCCCTGTAAGATAACACCAGAAAGGTCACAAATGGCACAGAGgggttcctgctgctgtgggagagaCCCTAGCCCAGCACCTCAAAACTGAACGCAGCAAAGTGCACTTGCTGCAAGTTGTAAACATGAAGGCTCTAAATAAGCTCAAGAAAGCCAATTCACCCAAGTTCTCAGAATCAAGGAGAAACAAGAGTAGGCTGTGGTGAATTCCATTGATACATATCTCTAATCTGTATATAGGATAAAAATTAgggatcatagaatcatttagaaTGGAAAGACCTcccaagatcatcaagtccaatctTTGGCCAAGCACCATCATATTAACTaaaccagagcactgagtgccatatCCAGTCAtctcttgaacacctccagggaccgtgactccatcacctccctggccAGCCCATTCCACTGTTTAATCACTCTTTCAgcaaagaaattcctcctgatgtccagcctgaagtgcccctggcacagcctgtggccatttcctcttgtcctgtcgcTAGAAGATCTGTTTATCCTTGAGGATAAATGCAAAAGGGTTCTGCAACAGCCTGTGTTGTTCTACCATCTCCGTCCTATGCACTACACTCACCTGAGAAAATATCCTTCACAACAAATGGCTAAAATTATCTGTTCCCAGTAAACATATAATTACCTCAGGAACACCCAGGCTAAAGCAAAGATCCTCTTATGCAAGCTCCTAGTAAAACTTGTTTTGCTTCACCACATAAAGTGGAAAGAATTCCCTCTTGTCTCTAAGAAGTCCCATCACTTACAACAACACTGTAACCAACACTGCCCCATGCCAACAATGGCATCATGGCAGGTCAGCTCTCAGCTCCAATTCCTGGaacacattttgttttaaaaacaaaaataattactgcATCACAGTGAACACTGAGCTTGCCAAGGACATACTCGGACAATAATTGTGCAATTTCCTGGTCTAGAGCAAGGTCCTTCTGTTTCAGCTCTTCGATTTCACACTGCAGGGCTTCTTCACTGGCTCCATTAGGCTGGAAGGACTTTGGGGATGGGATCTGTAGAACACAGAAGACACGTAGCAAGAACTCAGCTCTGAATAAGATGCTGCAATGCTGGAGCTCTAATGGAAAAATAGTGTGTGTATCTCTGGataaaacaggagaaaatagaaatgggaaaaaaatatccccagggcagggagggggaatTGAACTAAAATATGGATCAATGCACATAACATTAGCCTGCTCCATATCACATCCTACAGCACGTTCGAGAGTTACAGTGTAACgtgaaaattaataattaaaaatcacaaTATGCCTTTTAGGAAAAACTCCCAGCACGACCCAGTGCAAACTGCGGTGCCGGCACTAACCCGGGGAACCGGCACCTTCACCCTCAAGGAAGAACACTCCCCACCGGGCCGGGCTGAGCCCCCGCGAACGTGTGAGCGGCTCCGGGGCAGCCCCGCGCAGGACTCACCGGTGCCCTGAACCCGCCCGTGCCGCTCCGCCGGCCGCCGCCCGAGACCCTGGCAAGGGAGAGGGCGCCGCGTCAGGGGCCGGTACCGCCGCCTCGGCGGGGTCACGGCCcgggaggggagagcagaggggaacCGGCTCCTACCTCCTGGGCAGGGCCCGCGGCGGCGGCTGGCGGGGCGGGCTGCGGCCCGCGCTCGGCGGGACCCGCTCGGCCAGGGCTGAGGGCTCGGCGCTCCCGCCACACCGGAGATGTAGTGCCCCCGCCACAGGGCATGCCGGGAGTTGTAGTCCTGCTGCCGAGGGCCATGCCGGGAGTTGTAGTCCTGCTGCCCAGAGACATGCCGGGAGTTGTagtcctgctgctgagggacaTGCCGGGAGTTGTAGTTCCCCGCCAGGCCCGACAGCGGTGGGGCTCAGGTGACATTGGGTGTGGCAGGACGCAATTGTCCCCCAATGCCTGCTGCCGAGGTGGTTACATTTGGTGCTTCAGAGACACCTCAGCACTGCGGCTCAGCTGGGACGGGGCCTCAGGGGGTCTCGGGGTCACTCACACAGAATCACCGAATCAATCTGGTTCGAAaaatcactgagtccaacccgTGACTGAACACCATCATGCCAACCAGACCATGGGTGCCACCGCCAGTCTTTATTCTTAATCACCTTCGCATGTGTTCGCAAGGTGAGCACTGCCCACGCCCTCACTTGTCCCCGTGTCCCGCCGGGCCACCGCAGCTCCTCCCGGGCCCGGCCCCCGAGTCTCTCACAGCGGCTCGGGCAGCGCTGGAGCCCCGTCCCGCCGCGCTCGGGCCCGCCTGGCGCAGGGAGCAGAGTCCCTGTGAGCGCCGTGTCTCAGAGCCGGGGCTCAGGTGCTGCAGCGCTTGGAAGGTTAAAGGATTTGGGATCACACACAGCGACCCCGCTGCCAGCGCTCGGACACCACAGGGCAGAAAGCGAGGCGGCTGTGCGGGACGCGCCCCGCAAAGGCGAGGGAAACCGGGCTGGCCCCTCCCGGCATTTGCTCTGGGCTGCCGGGTCACTGCAGCAGCGGGACAGCGCCGGGTGTCACACGGGGCCCGGGTGTCCCGGGGCGGGGGTGTCCCCGCGGCGCGGGGGTGTCCCCGGGGGGCCGGGCTGTCCCGCTGTGTCACCCCGGGGTGTcccggggcggagcggggccggccggggcggagccgcccccgcccccgccgctccTGGCGGGCTGACGTGGCCCGGGCGCGGGGCGGACATGGCGGACGGCAGCAGGCAGAGCCGGTTGGCCGCGGCCAAGAAGAAGGtgaggggccggggctgcgggcaggACGGGACACGACTCGACCGAGCTGGGGGCGGCCGCGTACCGCGAGCCCCGCGCGGGCCGgaccccgggccgggccgagcgcGGCCTCCCCCGAggggcgcgggccgggccgccgccgccccctcGCTCCGGGCCCGGCCGCGGTGGGGCCCGGGAGCCTGCGGGTGTCCGGGGCTGCGGCCCGGCCTTCTCGGCGGGCGGCCGGGGCGAGGCCGGGCCTGGGTGGCTGCGGTGCTGTGAGGGTTACCCGGGCTGGTGTGCGGGTGTCGTGTCTCCCTCcacttcctcccctcctccccgtttttttctgttttttccctgtatttttccCTCGGGGCGGCCCGGCTGCCTGCGTCCCGGCGGGATGCGCTTCTGTGTCAAAGTCACAGGAACGGCAAAGTGTCCTGGAGCAGTTCGGGCTTCCATTTTGAAATTCCACCAATAAAGGGATCCTCCCTCGTTCTCCTGCATCCCCCGGTGCCCTGCCCGGGCCGTGCGGGCCGGGGGTGCTGTTGTTTGCATAAGCAGCTGCCGGCACCGGCCGCTCTGGGGCTCGGGCGTGCAGGAATTGCACAGAAATGCCGGCAGACCTGGCGGGATTCGCGTTACGTCTTATCAGACCGGCACTTCCTGGGCGAAGTGGATGCGATTAAAAATCATTTCTAGATTGTTTCTCCCCTTAGTTGATAGTTGTTGCAGTGTCTGCTGTTGGGATTGCAACTGTCCTTCATACAATCTTTTATGGAGTGGAAGATTTTACTGTCGGACAGTGCTTTTTCACTTTGCATGCAGGATTAATTGACCTTTATTaattttgccttatttttcttACTTGTAACCctaaaaatcccccaaaccagTGCTTTCAATCTCCATTTTTAGTTGCACTATAGAGTATCAAATAATTTCCCAGGAACAGCATTGGCTGTAAAGAAAAGTTGAATGTTTACAACTCTTGTCATAAACCCATCACTCTGGTCTTACTTTAGCCTTCTGTGGGCTTATTTGGATTCATGTTTTCCTCGCAAACAGATGAATTCATGGAAAAGCATTTCTCTTGTCCTTACACTCGATCTGTATTTTTACCAGTGAAGTTtggttttgaaggttttttggGGTTATAGAAGGCATATTCTGTTTGGACTTCAgattcttcttcttctgttcACAGCTGAAGGAATATCAGCAGAAGAACAGCCCTGGAGCAACTGCAGGAACTAAGAAAAAACGCAAAACTAAAGAAGGCAGCAGACCTGCGACTCCCACCGCTGATGACCAGCAGCCTCCAGAGAATGTGAGTGTCTCATTCTTTCTCTCAAGTCATTTGCCACCTCCCTCTTCTTTGGTTTTCTGGGCAGTCTGaccagagctggaggaggtTGTGCCGGGGTAAGGGCTGAGGTGTGCAggtgctgtgtgcagtgtgtTACAGCAGTTGGCACTGCCTGTTCTGGAAGGTGCAGCTGGTGTCGGGGTCTGTCCCCTGGTGCCCTGggtgtgcccagagctgctgggctgaggcGTGTGGTCCTCACGAGCTGGACGAGGCTGGTTCCCTGGCTGCCTTGGATTGATGTTTTCTCTCTGCCCTTCTCTGAGCCgtttctctttccccttttctttcgCCTCCTGTAGATTCAGAACATTCTGAAGGTGCTGGTGTCAGACCTTAACCGCTCCAATGGGGTAGCCATACCCTCATTGGACAAGAGGAAGGTGAGGCAGTGCTTGTGTCCCTCAAAGTGactctctctccctcctgcatGCTTCGGGTTCTGTTCACACTGAGCTCCATCTCTGGGACGGAGCCTTGTCCTCACACATCCATTGTCAGTCGCttcagttttgttgttgtttttattaacATGGAGCTCTTTGTTACCATTGCTTGTTAAGTGCTTGTTGCCTTCTGGTTTGTGTCATAGTTAACATGTCAAAAAGCGAACCTTGTCAAAAAGTCTTTTTTGAGACAGCTGAGCTTggaggaaaacaggaatttgGGGTGAGGCAATAAACTCATTTAACAGCCAAGGAAAAGTGCACTATGAAGAGAGGTAGTGTTTCCTTAGTCTGTATTTCTCCTGCTGTGAGTGTCATTGCTTTGTTTGCTGCAGCTTGGTTTGTGAAGGGCATGTTTGTGCTCATCTCTGGGCAAACAGCTGCACTGCTGGTTATTCCAGCCACCCCTTCCATGACAGGCGATGGAGCTGGCACTGGTGATGTACAGTCTGGCAAGGACCAGGGCTGTAAATATGCTTAGGCAGGAAGTCAAATACTTCAAAGCCAGGCATGTACAGGCTTCAGCGTCTTTACATTCCCAAGATCCTGAAGAGGAAAGGGCAGGAAGTATGCCAAGAAGCAAGAGAAAGGTGTTCAGGAGCAGACGTGaacaaacaaattttaaaaatatttattttcagacagtcagtttatttaaaataaggCCCAAACTGTGATAGGGACTCAGAGAAGTCAACTTCTGTAGCGCAGAATGTTCCAGTTTTGTTGTACCAAAGctctgattttaattttcacttgcATCAGTTTGGTAGCTTATTTCCCTACCACTGTTTCACTGTAGTTGTCATAAAGTAGCTCATTGTTATATTTACTGCATATCCATGTGTCTCCAGCAATAAACATAACTATAGTAATTGCATGGGGTACCTGACAGATGAAGGGAAATCTGCAAGGTGGAATGGAATTCCCTCTGAGttgcctcttttccttttatttcttttgtgtaaTAGTACATCTGACACACAGAGTTCCACCAGCTGGACTGTGCTGTGTAGGTCTGTACCAGCAGAACTTGACTGAAGACACACTGCCAGCTTTTGGGGTGCTGGGTGTGCCTCAGAAAACTTGTGTTGTGACTGAAGTGTCACTGTTGTCCTGGAGACTGTTTTCAGTTAATACTTGTAAGCTCAGAGTAAGTTAAATATTGGAGAAAAAGACTTGTTTCCCATTGGAGGGTGACATGAACAGAAGTGGTCCAGTGTTGTTGCTGAGGTGACATTTGGCTTTGCAGTGAAGGCCTATCTGTGTCCACAGCTTTAGTCATGTTCTGCAAAGGGAGAATTTATTGCTCAATTCATTCTTGTTTccctgttttgttgttttggttttttttttctcttttcctcagaGATACAGTTTGATCTGATTGGCTATTACACAATTTTTG
Proteins encoded in this window:
- the SWI5 gene encoding DNA repair protein SWI5 homolog isoform X2; this encodes MALGSRTTTPGMPCGGGTTSPVWRERRALSPGRAGPAERGPQPAPPAAAAGPAQEIPSPKSFQPNGASEEALQCEIEELKQKDLALDQEIAQLLSEGYSLEELDKHISLLHEYNEIKDAGQMLLGKLAVIRGVTTKQLYPEYDLELSD
- the SWI5 gene encoding DNA repair protein SWI5 homolog isoform X1; its protein translation is MALGSRTTTPGMPCGGGTTSPVWRERRALSPGRAGPAERGPQPAPPAAAAGPAQEGLGRRPAERHGRVQGTGESCAGLPRSRSHVRGGSARPGGECSSLRVKVPVPRIPSPKSFQPNGASEEALQCEIEELKQKDLALDQEIAQLLSEGYSLEELDKHISLLHEYNEIKDAGQMLLGKLAVIRGVTTKQLYPEYDLELSD